TTTAAAAGtacattattttattttattttatttttaagtaAGTACCCCACACTGTCACCCACATTGTCTACCATCTTTTTATAGAGTAAGAAAGAAATATATACAAGAAGAAACTAAATGAACCGAGGTTAAAAGTGAATGGAAAAAAATAACTTGaataaagaaaaaaaggtaaacGAAGCGTTCGCCGATGTTTTTATGAAGTTGTAATCTTTGCTTCGGTTATTAAattcacaaactttttttttttttttttttttttttgacagcaaaaTTCACAAACTTTGTACTTGTAGATGTTCACGTTTCATGAATTATGTACATATTTATCGAAGGCAAACATTAGTAATATTGGGTGGCACATAAATGACATGTAAGATTAGAACTTTCATTGATTAACTGTAGTGGACGGGAGAGTATCATGTTCCATAAATTCAGATTTACAAAATACAAGTTCTCACTTAAAACCAATATAACTTGCAACAGCAGTGTAAACTTATTTAAATCGACGCTTTttttttacacaaattctcattgaagacgggacGGGCACTATCCgccacaagctgaagacggatagtgtccctctcacaatatgcaagtaACACTATCTATAGGGTGCTTCACTTCCCTCCCACTTGCCTTCCcacttgccttattgtgagagggacactatccgtcatcAGCTTGTGACGGACACTCAAATAAATTTCGCTAATCACATTAATATACTCTCTCCATTCAAATAAATTTCACACTTTTTGCTTAAAAAAAATACGCTTTTTGCTTTTTTTTatacagttagtcttgctgaaaacGGGGCGGAGCAaatgacgggtaatgtcactcacaaaacggatagggggacaaggtgggggcacccccatgtgcttccctctctcctctatttgggtcatttgtgagaggaaatagtatcagtcactccaaagtgacggatacgtgtcgTCTTCAATGGGATTTTGTGTTTTTTATATTGTACTAGTCTTTTTCTACAGTGCAAAAGTACTTTACTTTATCCCCACATTTACGGTCCGTCTTGCTTAAGACCGCCTTATTTCAGACCGTAATAAGACCTCTtacaagtgagaagcacatgggtggtgggacacccccatttgttttcccactcacaccctaaatgggttttttatgagaggaaatggtatccgtctgatcatttcagacggatatgacggtttgaaataagaatttgtgccaCATTTATATAACTTGAGAACCACCAACACAATTTGGTTCATCTTCCAAGACCACAAATAATTGCAACAACTTGTCCATTAATTTAGCTCATGAGGAGATGGTTGATTAGTGACCAATTGTCTAAAATTGGTTAAAAAAATACGACTTTTTTTTAAATTTGGTAAAGTCAATGACTTGGCCGATGAAAGGATTTGATGACCTTTTTTATTTGCTTGGTCAATCTTGACCATTCTAATGTGATAGTGATACACATAATAGGTTAAATTGACCGGACCTGAATAACCCGATTCGTACCCAATCACATCCAAATTGTAGGTCTGATTCTGAATATGATCGTAACCTATTCAAACAACACTTTTCTTTTGGGAGTGATGATGAAAATCACCTCTCCGTCGTAAGTTACAACAATTATAAGTAAGAAgacttaatatttacaaaaatacacCATATTTAACTCGACATATTATATTCACTTAAACATAATACAGTTGGTCTTGCTTCAGGCGAGTCATTTTGGTCTCATTTTGGTCTAAAGCAATAAGACAGGATTTGATGACCTTTTTTATTTGCTTGGTCAATCTTGACCATTCTAATGTGATAGTGATACACATAATAGGTTAAATTGACCGGACTTGAATAACCCAATTCGTACGCAATCACATCTGAATTGAAGGTCCGAATATGATCGTAACCTATTCAAACAACACTTAGTAAGACTTAATATTTACGAAAATACACCATATTTAACTAAACATGTTATTATATTCACTTAAACACAATATAACTGGTCTTGCTTCAAACGAGTCATTTTGGTCTGAAACAATAAGACAggattttataaccattttacagCCAAATATGACCAATATTGAAAAATAAGTTACCATAAACTATAACTGCCTGTAACACTGGTTGTTGTCCCAGTGTGGTTACATTTACCATAAAATAGCCAAATCCCCGTCTGAAACTTCAGACGAAAAATGgtcgtctgaaacaagaatttgcaaACACAATAAAATACAAAAGAACTAGGTGATATTGAAGTAGTCTCCTACAAAGGACATGTACTAAAGTTTGTCCCTACATTTCTATAACTTGAGAACTACAAACACAATTTGGTTCATCTCCAAGACCACCAATAATTGCAACAAAACTAAAATGGCTAATCCTTTTGGTGAGTTGGTCAACGACGATAAGCTAGATCAAATGTCAAGATACGTTGACCAACCCAAGACACAGGAAGATAGAGCAAGAGAGGCTATGTATCTAATCAACGACAAAGCCAAGAATTCGGACGCCGCAAACTATGTGCAATCCGTCAAGGACCATTATGGTAATGGGGTCTCCGCACTGTGTGTTATATACAATGGCACCGGTGACACAATCCATTACGTAGCGGACCATGATTGGTACGGGTACATTGGAAGGACTCTGTACCCGGTTGAGATCGGGAATGGGCAATGGGCAGGTTTTTTACATGTTCACCGGACTAGTGAACCGTCTGGTAGCGAAGCTGCTGTTGTGTACCGCGGTAAGAACAGGAATGGGGATGACCGCGATTTTTTGATTGCTTGGAATGTTCCTTGGGGTTGGAGCTCCAATTCGGTACTTATTCTGTCTACTATTAAACTTTTTACTTTTTACtttttaacattttaaccaaggACAGGCGTTCAAAATCTCTCTGATACTTCCTCGTTATTGTACAGGTATATTGTGCAGTGGGAGAAGTGAATGGTTTCCAAAGTCGTTGGGATGATATCTATAACAAACTTAACAACGGCAAGAAGAGACATACCAGCGATGCAGAGGAATGCCGTTTAGTGGTTGATATTGCTAGTGGCACCTCTCCTGTTTTCCGTGCCGTGCTCGAGACCCCTTACAGTTCATGACCAGGCTCTTGTGCCGCTGTACACAAACAACAGAGATGATGTACCTTCTATATTACAGTAGATGAGATGCAAATACATTAAAAAGAGTCAGTTTTGTACTTACAGGTCTTATCTGAGAGTTTGTGAATGTAATAATGTCGCTTCCCTGCAAATATTTCGACTTTCCACGTAATTCTGCAACTCACACTGCAAATGTATTGTTTACTGGCTTCCCAAAATCAAAAATGAGTTGAAGAGTCGCTCAAACGTCTCTTCTTCTAATTCCCTTATTCCTCTTGTATTTTGCAGTAGTTATTTCAGGCATGAGCTACAATGGGCGTAGAAAACGGATTTCCACTTGAATTAAGGTACTCGTAGAGTCGTTTGTCCTTGATTCAAAGAAATACCGAGTAAAAGAGTTTCAACCACCATTTCTCAATGTTGATAATCTTACTATGAATAGTCACATAAATAGTCAGTTTGCAGAAAACTTAGAAGTCCAGAAATTCATCATCTCCGGCACGTATACATCTTACAAAAGAGTTTCTTACCATAATCTAGCAGATGTACATAGCAAAATTCAGAAGGAAAGTAAAAGGCGAATACACACCAAAGTTAGAGGACGAGCCTAAAGGTAAGATTTATCCTGACAGCATCCACTTTAGCACGCTTAGGTACCGAATGAATCCAATCCCTCTGGGTGTTGCCTCTCATCACCAGCATTGATCCATGCTTTAATATGAAAGAATGCTGCTCACATTTGTTGCTGTTCTTCGACCGTTTCTTAGCAGGCTCCTCCTCTGATGTCTTTTTCAACCCTAGAGAGAAAGGCACACACAAACGGTCTGATTACATATTGATATGGCCTAACGTTGAAAAGAGATAATCCTTATTTCCTAGTACAGTATTCATGATCTTCGTAATCTCTACCATAtacaaaacacacaaaaatctATACTAGACGGTTTTATAAATGAAACCAACCCATTACCCCAATTATAGAATACAAGAGACTAACTTATACGAGTATAAATATATACCTGGAGAGAGTTTAGGAGTTTTTTGCTTGAGAAAAAATTCGCGGTCGCACCCAAAAGAAAGAGAAGCAATCTCAGGAGTAGGACCGTAAAGGCTTTCATCATCAGAATGCCAGCCAACATAATCATCGCCACCCTTGTACCGATTCAAGAGCAAGCTGTTGAAATGGCTTCCTGGGAGAGCTTTCTGAACCTTCAATCCATTGAGGAACTTAAACATTAGCCTACCTAACTCTGAGAAGGTTTCCTCTTAACACGATTGGCAATGGGATGAACTAACTTATGAAATTATTCACAAATAGTCCACATTGATCAATCCGAGACAGTTGCATGTGACAAATAGATGGGATACAATCAACCACTTTGACAAGACAAAAACCTACCTGACATCAATAACACAGTGAACTCTATAACTCCGTCTCTCTTTTGCAAAACTCTAACCAAACCTATACTTGGTGGTTTGAGCAGTGCATCCCTTCTCATTCGAAAGGTGAGAACGAACACAGATTTCTCAGCTCATAACCATAAATGAAAGGGTATCAAACAAAAAAAGAGGAGATAGAAAATTACAATGTGGAGAAGATCAAGAAGGGGAGGGAAGTCGTCCCAAGAGTGAGGATGGGGCTGATATCCACTATACACCAGCTTGGGCAGCCCTTCACGCGCTACATAGCATGTGTCTCGAGGCTGCAATTTGAACACAAAATAAGCGATAACTACAAAGTAAATAAAATGAATACCACAAACACATTGATGATTGTGGATATAAGAAAAACCAGAGAGGGAGAGAGACCTGAACACAGGAGCGTCCGAAGACACGTAAGGTGGGACGGGTCCATGGAATATGCTTGTTGAGATAATTAAAAAATTCCCATGCTTCTGCGTATCCTACTAGCCTCGGAATGTACACCACCTGGCTTCCCTTCCCTAGCTCGATTACCTTTTCTTTTAGCGGTAACATTTGTTCATCACTGGATTCCCTgccttctttcccttttccttccTTGATTTCATTTGCTGACGCTGCTGCTTTACCCGTCTCTTCCGACATCCCTCGTCTCAGATTCAATTGTACTGTTTGCCTCTCATAAAAGGTACAATAGTCATACCAAGTAACCACCACTCTGAGAATTAATCAGCATTATCACATGGGTATATCCGTATATATATGATGTCATATGGTAGTAGACCTACAAAAGTGACCCAATCCGAATTCACCctattcaaatttcaaatccaaaaaGTGCAATTCAATCCGAACTGTGACTCGATAACAGTACATCAAAAAATGATCGCAGCAGAGGAAACCCGAACCTACTTAATTTGAATTACCTTTTACCTAAACGATGGTTTAGCAGAGTAATTAACCTCTGAGCTGAATTGCATAACTTATTCATACGAGTATGAAATATAAGGTCGTCTCACAAGTAATACCTAGAAGGCACGACTAACACCAACGAGGCCTGGCACAAGCTGGCTTGATCCTTGGTACTGCCTTATACATACAGCCGGGAGTAATATTCAccaaaatgaaaaatgataaTTCTGAACAAACTATATAATACTCCCTAcgtgcattcatttatttacctttttttattctttaatCAAAGGTAAGCAAATGATTGTGATGGAGCGAGTAACTTGTTTCAGTGAATATCCCCTCATGAAATTACCGAGTACCACTGTACCAGTACTCGTAATAAACCATACTTACAGGAGCACGATATAACAACTACTggtttactccctccgtcccagtcatttgtttacctattccaatTTGGGGTGTCTCACTCAATTCtttacctttctattttaagaatgccTTTGATGGGCGGTTTGATCCTCCTCACTCAATTTGGGCTACTTATCATCATATAATTCAACCCCTCCTCTTTCTTTGGTCTttgccaaaaccaaaggtaaacaaatgcacgggacggagggagtacatatCCACACATGCATACATTTTCTCTCAATATCTGTAtgctccctccgtcccaatcattcgtttaccttttttattcgtTGTGAGGGTTATATTAATCAAAGTTATAACTTTTGCTAGAAATTTTCAGCGGAGTTTCAATTAAATTTCTCTAATTCTATAGTCACAAATTAAGCACATCAATAATTCTAAAATTATACGGAGTACCAGGTTTATAGTAATAGAATTGCAGAAAACCCTAGAAattaaaattaaatcaacaattgGAACAAGTTTATGCAGCAATAACACAATCTAGCATGAGAGATTAACATTGTTACTACAAGAAGGAAAATAATAATGAATATTTCGATTTAATTACAAATTTATCGAAGCTTTAGTGGAATACCTTGGTGGATTGTCGTGAAGGAGCTCCAATGGCGATTATGAATTTGCAGGAGTCTAAGAGAGGGAAGGAGTACGAGAGTTGGGTTAACCAAATCATTACGACGTAGCGGTTTGTTGAACcgaactagacctggcaaaacggttcaacgggtcgggtttgggttcgGGTTCGGGCCAGATCATTAcgggtttctcaaattttcgggtCTTTTCGAGTTtacgggtctgtttcgggtcaagcgggtcgagtCATATTCTGGTCAATGATTAAGCGAGaaaaaggcatttcaagtcttttgggtTAAATTAAAGTTATGTTTTGTCAGGTCATTTTTGGGTCGGGTCTGTTACGGGTCTATGAAAGCTCGGGTTGGGTCAATTCGGGCTTCTGGAGTCATTTGGGTGCGGCAGTTCGGTTCGATTTCGGATCTCATGTCAGCCTTATCGGATCGGGTCAATCGAATCGGGTTGATTTTGTCAGGTCTAAACCGAACCATTAACTTTGTCATGCAAATGGAACCATTTGGGTTCTAAATTTTAGAAAACCGGTGGATTGAACCTCACCGTTTCTctaaaaaccaaga
This sequence is a window from Silene latifolia isolate original U9 population chromosome 8, ASM4854445v1, whole genome shotgun sequence. Protein-coding genes within it:
- the LOC141596160 gene encoding 23 kDa jasmonate-induced protein-like; the protein is MANPFGELVNDDKLDQMSRYVDQPKTQEDRAREAMYLINDKAKNSDAANYVQSVKDHYGNGVSALCVIYNGTGDTIHYVADHDWYGYIGRTLYPVEIGNGQWAGFLHVHRTSEPSGSEAAVVYRGKNRNGDDRDFLIAWNVPWGWSSNSVYCAVGEVNGFQSRWDDIYNKLNNGKKRHTSDAEECRLVVDIASGTSPVFRAVLETPYSS
- the LOC141596161 gene encoding DNA oxidative demethylase ALKBH2 — translated: MSEETGKAAASANEIKEGKGKEGRESSDEQMLPLKEKVIELGKGSQVVYIPRLVGYAEAWEFFNYLNKHIPWTRPTLRVFGRSCVQPRDTCYVAREGLPKLVYSGYQPHPHSWDDFPPLLDLLHIVQKALPGSHFNSLLLNRYKGGDDYVGWHSDDESLYGPTPEIASLSFGCDREFFLKQKTPKLSPGLKKTSEEEPAKKRSKNSNKCEQHSFILKHGSMLVMRGNTQRDWIHSVPKRAKVDAVRINLTFRLVL